In the Phytoactinopolyspora mesophila genome, CGTTGGGCACGCCGGTGGGCTCACCGCCGTAGCCGAACTCCGCGATGCCACGGTAATGGTGGAAGTCCCACTGGATCCATTGGTCGAACCACCCGGCGACGTCGGTACCGTTGGCGGCGAACAGCCAGGCTGTCGCGGCCGCGACAATCCACACCGACAGTCGGCTGAGTGCCCAGATGCCCAGCGCGTCGCGATCGATCTCCCGCGTCGGCCACGAGGCGCTGCCAGATCGGCCCGGTCTCGCATGGCCGGTGAGCTGACCCGCACTGGTGCCCTCGCCGGCGCTCATCGCACTCCCCGCCGGCCGGTGGCGAGTTCGGGTCTGGCCTCTTGCGGGTCGGACACGTACGCGCGCACGGGATCGTGTTCGGGATGCAAGACGTCCCGGACCACAAATCCGGCCAGCCAGATGAGAGCCACGACACGCAGCACAATCGAGAGCGCGTAGATCTCGGCCGAGATGATCGGCTCACCGTAGAAACCGGCCAGGTGCAACCACACGGCCACGAAATAGACAACTTCCGCTGCCTGCCAGACGAGTAGTTCCCGCCAGCGCGGGTGGGCCAGCACGGCGAGTGGCAGGAGCCACAGTGTGTACTGCGGAGACCATACTTTGTTGATCAACACGAAGGCGGCCACCGCGAGGAACGCCAGCTGTGCCAGACGGGCCGGTTCAGGAGCCACGACCGCGAGGACGATGATCAGCCCCAGCAAGATCAGTCCCGCGCCCACAGCGAGGCGGTTGATGTCCTGGCCGGCAAAGATCGCAATCCCGAAGGTGTCACCCAAAATCTCCAGGGCATGCCAGATCGAACCGAATTCCGCTCCTCGGTCCGCGTTGAACTCGAAGAACGACGCCCAGCCCTCGCGCGCCACCATGGCCACCGGAATGTTCACCGCGAGCCATGTCACTACCGCGGCTCCGGCGGTCACCCCCAGTCTTCCGAGCGCCGCTGCCCGGTCGGGTGCACGCATGGCGACAAGCAGCATGGGGCCCAGCAGCAGAACGGGGTAGAGCTTGGTTGCCGCGCCGAGGCCGATCAGTACCCCGGCCCAGGCTGATCGCTCACGCGTCCAGGCCAGTATCGCCACGCTGGTCATGGCGACTGCCAGCAGGTCCCAGTTGATGGTGGCGCTGAGGAGCAACACCGGCGACGCCGCTACGAGCATCGCGTCCCACGGCCTGCGCGGCACGGTCCGCGCTGTCGCCACGACAACGACCAAAGCGGCGATGCCCATCAGCAACGCGGTGAATTCGTAGAAGCGGACCCCTTCGGCAAGCCTTCGATCGTCAGGGTCCGGATCGGCTACGGACTGGGCCGTCTGAGCGACGTAGGCCGAAGCCTGCATGACCGCTCCGGTGAATACCGGGTATTCCAGCGCCCGATCGACGTAGGCGATCTCACCGTCGGCGAAGCCGCGTTCGCGATAAAGGAAGGGGACGTCGCTGTAGCACATCGCCGTCCACACGGTTGGGTCGTCGCGGCTGGCCCAGGAGGCGTCGTGACAGGGCTTGTCGGCGATGAAACCCAGAGCGAGAACAAAACAAGCCACGGCGAGCGTCACCCGCAGCGGCCCCCACCATCGCATGGGCTCCGCCCCGGCGTGCCTTCCGGCCGGCCCCCCGATCCACTCACTGGCGGCAGCCGCCAGCCGATCGTCTCGGCTCGGCCGTGCGGTGCGCGAGTTCACGGACATATCGTGCCGCACCGGGTCACGACCGCGCTCAGCGGTAGCGGTCGCGCGGGTCGGAGGCCAGTGTTCACGTGATCGTGAAGCCAGCTCGGCGAATCTCGCTTCGATCGACCAGGCGCTCAGTCCCAGCCGGCATCCCCTTCGTCGGTGCCGTCGTCGCCCTGATCGGTGCCGTCCTCGTCGCCCCCGCGGTCGTTGCCACGATCATTGCCGTTCTGGTTGCCGTTCTGGTTGCCGCCCCAGACGTCGCCGTTCTCGTCGTCACCGCCGCTCTCGTCGCCGGTGCCGCCGTCGTCGCCCTGATCGGTGCCGTCGTCGGTGCCGCCGTCGTCGCCTGAGTGGTCGCCACCTCGGTCGTTGCCGCCTTGGTTGCCACCTTGGTTGCCACCTTGGTTGCCGCCCTCGTCTGCGCCGGATTCGTCGCCGCCGGACACGTCGTCCTCTTCACGCGGCGGCTCCGGCTCACGGGTCGGCTCCGGCGTCGGCTCCTCGGTCGGCTCCGGGTTGACCGGCTCGCCGACATCGGCGCGTTCCGGGAACTCGAGAACCTCCTCGTCTTCGAGCACGGCGGACATGAACGCGGTCCAGATACGCGCCGGGTACCGCCCGCCCGGGAAGCTGCTTTCTCCGTCGATGCCACGCAACGACTCAGTGCCGCCGGCCTCGCCCTCACCGCGGATGAACGAGACCGCGGTGGCCAGCTGCGGCGTGTAGCCGGCGTACCAGGCGGTCAGGTCTTGGTGAGTTCCGGTCTTACCGGCCGACGGGCGCCCGAGCTCCCGCGCGACATGACCGGTCCCGTTCTCACCGTCCACAACCTGTGTCAGTGCGTACGTGGTGTCGGCCACGACGGCGGCGTCGAACACGGCCTTCGGTTCCGGTTCGACCGAATGCACAACGTTGCCGCCGCGGTCGGTGACCCGTCGGACCGTGTACCAGTCGGTCTGTCGCCCGCCTGCCGCGAGGGTGGCGTAGATCTCGGCCATCTCCACGGTGGAGACCTTGCCGATTCCCAGCGTGACGCGGGCGTCGTTCTCCAGATCCTCGGCGTTCTCGGGCACGCCGGCCCGGATCAGTGCGTCGACGACCCGGCTCGGCCCGAGTTGCATGGTGAGATCGACGAAGGCCGTGTTGATCGATCGCTCCATCGACTCGACGAGATCAACCGCCTCGCCATAGTCGGCATCATTCTGGTTGTTGACCGGCGGGCCGAGTTCGGGCGGGTCGAACGGTGAGTTGCCCCAGTACCGGCTCTCGAGAGAAATCCCTTCCTCGAGAGCCGCGATCAGCGTGAAGGGCTTGAATGCCGAGCCGGCCTGTTGTTTGCCGTCTATGGCGTCGTTGAACGATTGCTCGACGGCGTCCGGCCCCCCGTACATCGCGATGACGCCGCCGTCCTCGGGGCGCACGGCTGCCAGGCCGATACGCACACCTTCGGCGGATTCGGTGGGCCGTTCTTCCTCGACCGCCCGTACCGCCGCCTCTTGGGCGTCTTTGTCAAAGGTGGTGATCACCCGGAGGCCGCCCGTTCTGATCTCAGCCTCGTCGATGCCCGCGGCGCGCATCTCCTTCTCAACTTGCTGCAGCAGGTACCCGTTGGGCCCGCCGAGCCGATTCTGGTCTTGCCGTGGCTGGACTTCAGGCGGCTCGGCTTCCCTGGCCTCTTCCGGAGCGACCGTACCCATCGCCAGCATGCCGTCGAGGACGAACCGGAAGCGCGCTTCGAACCGCTCGGTGTTCTCCGGCCCCAGGGTGGGGTCGTAGCGGTGCGGGGACCGCAGGATCGTGGCGAGCGCGATCCCCTCCTCCAGAGTGGTTTCGCTCACCGGCTTGCCGAAGTAGGACTTCGCCGCGGTCTGCACGCCGTACAGGCCATCGCGGCCGTACCAGATGGTGTTGAGGTACGAGGCCAGGATGTCGTCCTTGTCGAGCTGCTGGTCGATCTTGATCGACACGAACAGCTCGTTGATCTTACGGTCCCAGCTCTGGTCCTGAGTGAGGTAGTAGTTCTTGACGTACTGCTGGGTGATGCCGGACCCACCGCCGTCAATCTCTCCCCCGGACCGGACGAAATTGAGTCCGGCGCGGGCAATGCCGGCGGGGTCGAATCCAGGGTTGCTGTAGAAGCGGCGGTCCTCAGCGGCGAGCACGGCGTTGCGCACGTGTTCGGGAATCTGGGAGAGATCCACACTCTCCCGGTTCTCGGCGTTGAACCGGCCCAGCTCGGTCTCACCGTCGCTGTAGTAGACGATGGTCGTCTCTGACAGCGCGAAATCGTTGGGCTCGGGGATATCCGTCCAGGCGTAGACCACGCCGATGCCGATGACTCCCAGGCAGGTGAAGCCGAGGAAGTACAGGAAGAACGCCTTGAAGCTGACGAACTTCCGCCAACCACGTTTCCTGGGCTTACCGGCTTTGCCGGCCGCACCGCTCTGCGCGTTCTTACCGTGCGCAGCATAACGCCGGCGCGATCCTCCGCGCGCGGCGTTCGCTCTACGTCCTGCGTCCGTCACGTCTGCGTCTCGATGTCTCGAATTGGGTCTGAGGCGGCCTGAGGTCCGCATAGGTCCAATGGGCAACGGTACATCCTCGCGCCAGGCGCTTGTGACACTCACACCGTCGCGAGGTACTATCTCGATGTATCAATTCGATACATCAGTCCGTCAGCACTGCGATAGGGAGCGTACTTCGTGGGCAAGCGTGCCGAAGCTCTGGAGCTGGCCGTACTCGGTCTGCTCCATGACGGGCCGCTGCATGGCTACGAGTTGCGTAAGCAGGTGAACTCGCTGCTCGGGTGGGGCAGGGCATTCTCATACGGCACGCTCTATCCCACGTTGAAGGAGATGGTCCGGCGCGGGCATCTGGCCGAGGACGAAACCATCGACACCTCGGGCACGTCACGCAGCGGCCGCCGCGGCCGGATCGTCTACAAACTCACACCGGAAGGCAAAGAGCGCTTTACCGAGTTGCTCAGCGCCGCCGGTCCATCGTCGTGGGATGACGAGCAGTTTGGTGTTCATTTCGCCTTCTTCGGGCGGGCCGACGCCGACACCAGGATGCGCATCCTGATCGGCCGGCGGTCTCGTCTTCAAGAACGGCTAGAGCAATTCCGGTCCGCGCTGAACCGGACCCGGGAACGGCTCGACGCCTACACGCTCGAACTGCAGCGGCACGGCCTGGAATCCGTCGAGCGCGAGGTCAAGTGGCTCGACGGCCTCATCAGCGCCGAACAGCGCACCAACACATCAGAAAACAATCATTCGCGGGAGCATCCGCTGTTCCCAACGTCCGGCTCCGAGCCGGACCGACCAAGTGACCATGAAAAGGAGAAGAGCTGATGAGCTCGCTTCGGGTAGCTATTGTCGGCGTAGGTAACTGCGCCGCATCCCTTGTTCAAGGTGTTCATTACTACCGCGATGCCGACCCGGCAACCAAGGTTCCGGGCCTGATGCACGTGCAGTTTGGTGACTACCACGTTCGTGACATCGAGTTCGTCGCCGCCTTCGACGTTGACGCCAAGAAGGTCGGCCAGGATCTGGCCGATGCTCTGGGTTCGAGTGAGAACAACACGATCAAGATCTGCGATGTGCCGCCTACCGGTATCAGCGTCCAGCGTGGCCCCACACTCGATGGCCTCGGAAAGTACTACCGCGAGACGATCACCGAGTCCGACGAGGATGCCGTCGACGTGGTCGAGGTGTTGAAGGCCACTCAGACCGACGTCCTGGTGTGCTACCTGCCCGTCGGCTCGGAGCAAGCAGCGAAGTTCTACGCAC is a window encoding:
- a CDS encoding glycosyltransferase 87 family protein, whose translation is MNSRTARPSRDDRLAAAASEWIGGPAGRHAGAEPMRWWGPLRVTLAVACFVLALGFIADKPCHDASWASRDDPTVWTAMCYSDVPFLYRERGFADGEIAYVDRALEYPVFTGAVMQASAYVAQTAQSVADPDPDDRRLAEGVRFYEFTALLMGIAALVVVVATARTVPRRPWDAMLVAASPVLLLSATINWDLLAVAMTSVAILAWTRERSAWAGVLIGLGAATKLYPVLLLGPMLLVAMRAPDRAAALGRLGVTAGAAVVTWLAVNIPVAMVAREGWASFFEFNADRGAEFGSIWHALEILGDTFGIAIFAGQDINRLAVGAGLILLGLIIVLAVVAPEPARLAQLAFLAVAAFVLINKVWSPQYTLWLLPLAVLAHPRWRELLVWQAAEVVYFVAVWLHLAGFYGEPIISAEIYALSIVLRVVALIWLAGFVVRDVLHPEHDPVRAYVSDPQEARPELATGRRGVR
- a CDS encoding transglycosylase domain-containing protein, producing the protein MTDAGRRANAARGGSRRRYAAHGKNAQSGAAGKAGKPRKRGWRKFVSFKAFFLYFLGFTCLGVIGIGVVYAWTDIPEPNDFALSETTIVYYSDGETELGRFNAENRESVDLSQIPEHVRNAVLAAEDRRFYSNPGFDPAGIARAGLNFVRSGGEIDGGGSGITQQYVKNYYLTQDQSWDRKINELFVSIKIDQQLDKDDILASYLNTIWYGRDGLYGVQTAAKSYFGKPVSETTLEEGIALATILRSPHRYDPTLGPENTERFEARFRFVLDGMLAMGTVAPEEAREAEPPEVQPRQDQNRLGGPNGYLLQQVEKEMRAAGIDEAEIRTGGLRVITTFDKDAQEAAVRAVEEERPTESAEGVRIGLAAVRPEDGGVIAMYGGPDAVEQSFNDAIDGKQQAGSAFKPFTLIAALEEGISLESRYWGNSPFDPPELGPPVNNQNDADYGEAVDLVESMERSINTAFVDLTMQLGPSRVVDALIRAGVPENAEDLENDARVTLGIGKVSTVEMAEIYATLAAGGRQTDWYTVRRVTDRGGNVVHSVEPEPKAVFDAAVVADTTYALTQVVDGENGTGHVARELGRPSAGKTGTHQDLTAWYAGYTPQLATAVSFIRGEGEAGGTESLRGIDGESSFPGGRYPARIWTAFMSAVLEDEEVLEFPERADVGEPVNPEPTEEPTPEPTREPEPPREEDDVSGGDESGADEGGNQGGNQGGNQGGNDRGGDHSGDDGGTDDGTDQGDDGGTGDESGGDDENGDVWGGNQNGNQNGNDRGNDRGGDEDGTDQGDDGTDEGDAGWD
- a CDS encoding helix-turn-helix transcriptional regulator codes for the protein MGKRAEALELAVLGLLHDGPLHGYELRKQVNSLLGWGRAFSYGTLYPTLKEMVRRGHLAEDETIDTSGTSRSGRRGRIVYKLTPEGKERFTELLSAAGPSSWDDEQFGVHFAFFGRADADTRMRILIGRRSRLQERLEQFRSALNRTRERLDAYTLELQRHGLESVEREVKWLDGLISAEQRTNTSENNHSREHPLFPTSGSEPDRPSDHEKEKS